In Toxoplasma gondii ME49 chromosome X, whole genome shotgun sequence, a single genomic region encodes these proteins:
- a CDS encoding polyprenyl synthetase superfamily protein (encoded by transcript TGME49_224490) — translation MVDAVSLVSCRARHSHSLFAFSLSRRSCIQKYRFFSYVKSFPSSLPSPSRSSSPFTLSPRRRCLPPLVLPLEAAGHLAPALHSGSGISCPRSSSLSLSSSSPMRTPPSFSLSLPPAQPPSLCFSPTSRLSAPVFPWSFSRQLSLATLAPLASVSPWKKAAALPKPDGAAAVSDERTSAERADALAGAWRASASHVEDRFKQAFPEVRGTLLNHIAGLDLPASLSARLLSYYARLLDYTCSGGKLTRGILVLYAAAAASHAPVLPPPSPSPAAAPASSASSVSSSPCSSSLAESERVPGSALSPALPPSSFRCLAALGWCVELLQSCFLVMDDVMDHSLTRRGKQCWYRCDGIGVSNAVNDSLVLEAAVYRVLREYLGDHPAYAQLQDLLLGNTFTTLIGQHLDSEDALAALSEASQNLESRQSEDNSSASSATAAGSSLLRDASLSDKDFTHHSYVSSSLSSSRSSPSLSASSLPSSEVLAQKLADRQATVARLKTSHYSFYLPTALGMTYGGLTDPALMAQAKELCLAIGEYFQVQDDYLDCFSDPKISGKIGSDIQEKKCCWLFVQAVRRASREDLAQLLRVYGQPEYVDWVKDLYRRLDLTSLYFQYEEETLAKLRRSVSSFPHDGMKAFFGLVLGRLHKRQK, via the exons ATGGTGGATGCGGTGTCTCTCGTGTCTTGCCGAGCTCGGCACAGTCACTCGctcttcgcgttttccttgtctcgtCGCTCGTGCATCCAGAAGTACCGCTTTTTCTCCTACGTAAAGtcttttccctcctctctaccttctccctctcgctcctcttcacccttcactctctctcctcgtcgcaggtgtctccctcctctcgtcttGCCCCTCGAGGCTGCAGGGCATCTCGCGCCTGCTCTCCACTCCGGCTCTGGAATCAGCTGtcctcgttcctcctctttgtctctctcgtcctcttctcctaTGCGTACTccgccttctttttctctgagCCTTCCGCCAGCTcagccgccttctctgtgcTTTTCCCCAACCTCCCGCCTCTCAGCTCCCGTTTTCCCCtggtctttctctcgccagCTGTCTCTGGCGACCTTGGCGCCGCTCGCAAGTGTCTCCCCCTGGAAAAAGGCAGCCGCGCTTCCCAAGCCTGACGGAGCCGCAGCTGTTTCCGACGAACGGACTTCCGCAGAGAGGGCCGACGCCCTTGCAGGTGCCTGGAGAGCTTCGGCTTCGCATGTTGAGGATCGATTTAAGCAG GCATTCCCAGAAGTACGAGGGACTCTCTTAAACCACATCGCAGGCCTGGACCtccccgcttctctctctgcccgTTTGCTGAGCTACtacgcgcgtctcctcgactATACATGCTCCG GGGGAAAACTCACGCGCGGCATCCTCGTCCTCTACGCTGCCGCCGCTGCATCTCACGCCCCCGTACTTCCAcctccgtctccgtctcctgctgctgctcccgcctcttctgcttcttctgtctcttcttctccttgctcGTCGTCTCTGGCGGAGTCAGAGCGTGTGCCTGGTTCTGCGCTTTCTCCGGCTCTTCCGCCGTCGTCTTTCCGCTGTCTGGCTGCTCTCGGCTGGTGCGTCGAGCTGCTTCAGTCATGCTTTTTGGTCATGGACGATGTGATGGACCATTCCCTCACTCGGCGGGGGAAACAATGTTGGTATCGCTGCGACGGCATTGGCGTGAGCAACGCGGTGAACGACTCTCTCGTCCTTGAGGCTGCGGTCTACAG AGTTCTTCGCGAGTATCTCGGGGACCACCCGGCGTATGCGCAGCTCCAAGATCTCCTCCTTGGAAACACTTTCACAACTCTCATTGGCCAGCACTTGGATTCCGAAGATGCACTTGCAGCTCTCAGTGAAGCATCCCAGAATCTGGAGAGTCGCCAGAGCGAAGATAACagctctgcctcctctgcaACAGCTGCAGGCTCTTCCCTGTTGCGTGACGCATCCTTAAGCGACAAGGACTTTACGCATCATTCTtatgtgtcttcttctctctcttcttcccgttcgtctccttctctctctgcttcctctcttccttcctcggaGGTTCTGGCGCAGAAGCTCGCAGATCGCCAGGCGACGGTTGCGCGTCTGAAGACCAGCCACTACTCTTTCTACTTGCCCACGGCTCTGG GGATGACTTACGGTGGGCTCACAGACCCGGCACTCATGGCCCAGGCGAAGGAGCTTTGTCTCGCAATTGGAGAATACTTTCAG GTGCAAGATGACTACCTCGACTGCTTCAGTGATCCAAAGATCTCCGGAAAAATCGGAAGCGACATCCAAGAGAAAAAGTGCTGCTGGCTTTTTGTCCAG gCTGTGAGGCGAGCTAGCCGCGAGGACCTGGCACAGCTCCTTCGGGTGTATGGACAACCTGAGTACGTCGACTGGGTGAAAGATCTCTACCGTCGTCTTGACTTGACCTCCTTGTATTTTCAGTATGAGGAAGAAACTCTGGCGAAGCTGAGAAG GTCAGTTTCTTCGTTCCCACATGACGGCATGAAGGCCTTCTTCGGCCTCGTCCTCGGGAGGCTCCACAAACGGCAGAAATAG
- a CDS encoding cell-cycle-associated protein kinase CLK, putative (encoded by transcript TGME49_224480~Gene product name based on ToxoDB Community Expert Annotation. Predicted member of protein kinase family CMGC;CLK, (PMID:22047078).) produces MSWDAHSSFCQTVPLRSRSGWESAASPSALTHTASRGLAAGLRLPSLPEQLSPLPASPLPSSPLPSSVLPSSPLPSSPLPSSVLPSSPLSSSPLPVSPLRGSPPLQESPSLSAASSVSAARSEVSVEPPFEPQVAALSPHSPSPHAVFSPLLPFSSSLVSSLASPVDAPPLLEAREEEREPSRWTSSREERVDEDGGELERRDASGDRGKRRCVFSDQTRSCEGRLAATLGPSRRDRKGECLHAPCDLPATARFEPAVFCGKRDCVAAHPGCGEAPFLSGEETDHLGLRRGRASPRACRGDSRAELDAVPRFPWASVSSFSPALGVGDSGKSSRGAKRRDRDTRDSAGPHPDEAGLDLRSQTLEEKGDVPQRRERDRQRDSAAVYGTGRAFEEGLPTLASGKEEKTENGRGRRRRRARARRRAGRVQVSGRQGGPEASQQPTDFSASLAPGDEKTRVGEKRKTRLKSREAYERSRVLGGLDSSEPTSRGQGNGRVFPPFYALYAPLSSPLPSYVSSSSSSGFYSSSRGVSWTPQAPVDGLESPLNANLSRYFSCSSSSRLPSSFFSGTLPSAFLDVSSIPSPGSYFSSFVSSPLCPSAAPLLAFQAPPPHGSHAGCAVPYSSSLYPPFLKANSASPALLTSPLCAVPAAAALPAVSSGCRDTGLGSTACLHPGDYLRLWRYHLWCLRRNAERRRASSGSRSIRYPRSRRRSSSSQSSLHSKTGRGRAPGCDEEDRKRRSPREARQRKSTGSPAPPRRSASPRDRSRSSRAESRQRRERKRASRRRESSEAQSAGDREARAAEGYSCVSTPRPGEFPIPGSAASRLESGQTPLEASTQAPRVPPAEIWTEGGEGKMGDSSSSPSRRSHRRRKHEWGGEGRRERTGGSRRSRTRYRGREEGRSSRRSASEAADGRCRSGEDRARKREPGVHTPGATSSVYCGGAAESRFESPHSTRRGLPSAQRDGHPAREGSANGAASLVYRHHKRRDGREESEGNRSRTFNRSKRRSSELQKAPGGRDSRRSLNKSRRPSDARDRSRGRDEKTQNSRNTRGDAGSSRGTQDARRRERRKARRSRSEAGEFLLASRQTSRERAKRRKEERRRSDDSPFSRKRRREERPGRRSDLHASEARERKSDFSGGRREGGRRDERRGGGRSKRSLTSSRSRRQRQRRSESAYEGRRDPREPRERERRRREESSCRRYEPRRRRYEEDSRYPSCSARGGFLPFFYPSQRSSLFPSVVLKRQRPGESFKEKSYRYSETAWREGRREREKKRETRDERGTRRRTRTRRRDVERRRAKKKEKKEDNGKDDIIHFDWRPGMWLTDRYRVLDKMGEGTFGRVLRCADVHTQRDVAIKVVRDVSRYTSAAKIEVDILREINERDAGTVSSVSPAYSSHCVRLHDAFLYKGRHMCLVFEKLGKSLYDLLTDNHYQGFYLEDIRTVAKQCLIALAFLRVCRLTHTDLKPENILLLDDILIPVSAPRPSSSSSKGRYLRPAQVGVKIIDFGSATFEDDYHSSLINTRQYRAPEVILGLGWDMSSDVWSLGCILMELYTGNLLFRTHEHLEHLAMMEKIIGPMPANMLEAAVSTDGRRYLSPASLGSSGGSVTDAPFSEEAGGEREKRDRREEREESSRLRLNWPEGSSSTNSEERVRNCVPLQALVLPHHRIFSDFVASLLQIDPQARPTPGDALMHPFFSADLLE; encoded by the exons ATGTCGTGGGATGCTCACTCCTCGTTCTGCCAGACAGTTCCCTTGCGCTCGCGGTCAGGTTGGGAGAGtgccgcttcgccttctgcgctGACACACACTGCGTCGCGGGGCCTCGCCGCAGGACTTCGCctgccttcgcttccagAGCAACTCTCGCCTTTACCTGCCTCGCCTTTGCCTTCCTCacctctgccttcctcagtgttgccttcttcacctctgccttcctcacctctgccttcctcagTGTTGCCTTCCTCACCTTTGTCCTCTTCACCGTTGCCAGTTTCTCCGTTGCGcggttctcctcctctccaggagtcgccgtctctctctgcggcttcgagtgtctctgccgCGCGCTCTGAGGTGTCTGTGGAGCCTCCGTTTGAGCCGCAGGTGGcggctctgtctccgcaCTCGCCGTCTCCACACGCGGTCTTCAGTCCTCTTttgcctttttcctcttcgcttgtctcctcgctcgcgtcGCCCGTGGACGCGCCGCCGCTGCTCGAGGcgcgggaagaagagcgagagccgAGTCGGTGGACGTCCAGCCGAGAAGAGCGCGTGGACGAGGACGGCGGCGAGCTCGAGCGACGCGACGCGAGTGGAGACAGGGGCAAGAGGCGCTGCGTCTTTTCCGACCAAACTCGGAGCTGCGAAGGCCGCCTCGCCGCCACGCTCGGACCCtcccgcagagacagaaaaggcgagTGTCTCCACGCGCCCTGCGACCTGCCCGCGACTGCGCGGTTCGAACCAGCTGTCTTCTGCGGCAAGCGGGACTGCGTCGCGGCTCATCCAGGCTGTGGAGAAGCGCCTTTTCTgtcgggagaagaaactgacCACCTCGGTCTTCGCCGCGGCCGCGCGAGtccccgcgcatgcagaggagactCGAGGGCGGAGCTCGACGCGGTGCCGCGTTTCCCGTgggcgtctgtctcttcgttttcgcctGCTCTGGGAGTTGGGGACTCGGGGAAATCTAGCAGAGGAGCGAAGCGGAGAGACCGAGACACTCGCGACTCCGCGGGTCCGCATCCAGACGAAGCAGGCCTCGACTTGCGCTCGCAGACTctcgaggagaagggagacgtGCCTCAGAGGCGCGAGCGAGACCGGCAGAGAGACTCGGCCGCGGTCTACGGGACTGGACGCGCTTTCGAAGAAGGCCTGCCGACCCTCGCGTcgggcaaagaagaaaagacagaaaacgggagagggagaagaagacggcgcgcgcgcgcccGCAGACGCGCAGGGCGTGTTCAGGTGTCTGGACGCCAGGGGGGACCCGAGGCGTCCCAGCAGCCGACAGACTTCTCCGCGAGCCTCGCGCCAGGTgacgagaagacgcgcgttggagagaagcggaaaacGCGACTGAAATCCCGTGAAGCATACGAACGGTCGCGAGTTCTTGGAG GTCTCGACAGTTCGGAACCTACATCGCGAGGTCAAGGGAACGGTCGCGTCTTTCCTCCGTTTTATGCGTTGTACgcgcctctttcgtctcccttgCCTTCGTacgtgtcttcttcctcttcatcggGTTTCTACTCTTCGTCGCGCGGTGTCTCTTGGACTCCACAGGCTCCAGTGGACGGCTTGGAGTCTCCCCTGAATGCAAATTTGTCTCGGTACTTTtcctgttcgtcttcttcccgcttgccgtcttccttcttcagcggGACCCTTCCGTCTGCATTTCTCGACGTCTCCTCGATCCCGTCTCCCGGTTCGtacttttcttccttcgtctcttctccgctctgcCCCAGCGCCGcccctcttctcgccttccagGCTCCTCCACCGCACGGCAGCCACGCCGGCTGCGCCGTTCCGtattcttcgtctctctatCCTCCTTTTCTGAAGGCGAACTCGGCGAGTCCGGCGCTTCTgacttcgcctctctgtgccGTTCCCGCCGCGGCCGCCCtccccgctgtctcttcgggGTGCCGAGACACCGGCCTCGGTTCCACAGCCTGTCTCCACCCTGGGGACTACTTGCGGCTCTGGAGGTATCATCTCTGGTGTCTCCGCCGGAacgcagagcgaagacgcgcaAGCAGCGGGTCTCGCAGCATCCGCTATCCGCGCAGCCGGCGACGCTCCTCATCATCTCAAAGTTCTCTCCACTCGAAGACAGGCAGGGGTCGAGCGCCAGGctgcgacgaagaagaccgcAAAAGGCGCAGTCcgagggaggcgagacagcgaaagtcGACAGGCTCCCCTGCTCCGCCGAGACGCAGCGCTTCACCACGAGATCGAAGTCGCTCTTCGCGGGCGGAGAGCCGtcaaaggagagagagaaaacgtgCCTCTCGTCGACGTGAATCTTCCGAGGCGCAGAGcgcaggcgacagagaggcgcgcgcCGCTGAGGGGTATTCGTGTGTATCGACACCGCGTCCAGGCGAGTTTCCGATTCCCGGTTCTGCGGCTTCGCGACTGGAGAGCGGGCAGACGCCGCTCGAGGCAAGCACGCAGGCGCCTCGCGTTCCCCCGGCAGAGATCTGGACtgaaggaggcgagggaaAGATGGGAgactcctcgtcttcgccttcgcggcGATCTCACAGACGGAGGAAACACGAGTGGGGTGGCGAAGGCCGCAGAGAACGGACAGGGGGAAGTCGGAGAAGTCGAACGCGGTACagaggtcgagaagaaggcaggtcGAGTCGGAGGTCCGCGTCGGAGGCTGCGGACGGAAGGTGCCGGAGTGGAGAGGACCGtgcgagaaagagggaaccgggtgtacatacacccgggGCGACCTCTTCGGTGTACTGCGGCGGCGCCGCTGAATCGCGCTTCGAGTCTCCGCACTCGACTCGCAGAGGGCTGCCGAGCGCCCAGCGAGATGGACACCCCGCGCGCGAAGGCAGCGCAAATGGCGCAGCGTCTctggtgtacagacaccacAAACGGCGCGACGGccgcgaagagagcgaggggaATCGGAGCCGAACGTTCAATCGGAGCAAGCGTCGGTCGAGCGAGTTGCAGAAAGCCCCCGGtggcagagacagcagacgctCTCTGAACAAGTCGCGAAGACCCAGCGACGCTCGAGACAGAAGCCGAGGCAGAGATGAAAAGACTCAGAACTCGCGCAACACACGCG GAGACGCAGGGTCTTCGCGGGGGACGCAGGACGCGCGGCGGCGCGAGCGACGGAAGGCGAGGCGGTCTCGTTCAGAGGCTGGggagtttcttctcgcgtccaGGCAGACGTcgcgggagagagcgaagcgcagaaaggaggagcggcgacgcagcgacgactcgcctttctcgaggaagaggcgccgCGAGGAAAGGCCTGGCCGGCGCTCGGATCTTCACGCGagcgaagcgcgagagaggaagagcgacttCTCCGGAGGTCGGCGCGAGGGCGGTCGTCGCGACGAGAGACGCGGGGGGGGGCGCAGCAAGAGGTCGCTCACGTCCTCGCGGTCGCGGCgtcagagacagcgaaggtCAGAGTCTGCGTACGAGGGGAGGCGCGATCCgagagagccgagagagcgagagcggcgACGCCGCGAGGAGTCCAGTTGCAGGCGGTACGAGCCCCGCAGGCGCAGGTACGAAGAGGACTCGCGCTATCCTTCGTGCTCGGCGCGAGGCGGCTTCCTTCCGTTCTTCTACCCCAGCCAGAGGTCTTCGCTGTTCCCGTCCGTGGTGCTGAAGCGGCAGCGGCCCGGCGAAAGCTTCAAGGAGAAGAGCTACCGTTACAGCGAGAcggcgtggagagaagggaggagagagcgcgagaagaaacgcgaaacacGCGATGAGCGAGGCACCCGAAGGCGGACTCGCACGCGCCGCAGAGACgtagagaggagacgcgcaaagaagaaggaaaagaaggaagacaatGGAAAAGACGACATCATCCACTTCGACTGGAGACCGGGAATGTGGCTGACCGACCGGTACCGAGTTCTCGACAAGATGGGCGAAGGCACATTCGGACGCGTCCTCCGGTGCGCAGACGTCCACACGCAGAGAGATGTCGCAATCAAg GTGGTGAGAGATGTCTCTCGGTACACATCGGCGGCGAAGATCGAGGTTGACATTCTGCGAGAGATCAACGAACGAGACGCGGGCACCGTGTCATCCGTCTCCCCCGCGTACTCTTCACACTGCGTGCGGCTTCACGACGCCTTCCTGTACAAAGGAAGGCATATGTGTCTCGTCTTTGAAAAACTCGGAAAGAGTCTCTACGACCTTCTCACGGACAACCACTACCAGGGCTTCTACTTAGAGGACATCCGGACTGTCGCCAAGCAGTGTCTCATCGCTCTAGCCTTCCTCAGAGTCTGCAGGCTCACTCACACGGACCTCAAG cctgaAAACATCCTCCTTCTGGACGACATTCTCATTCCAGTTTCGGCGCCTCGC CCGTCGAGCAGCTCGTCGAAGGGTCGCTATTTGCGTCCGGCTCAAGTTGGAGTGAAAATCATTGATTTCGGCAGTGCGACGTTCGAGGACGACTACCATTCTTCGCTCATCAACACTCGACAATATCGGGCGCCAGAGGTGATTCTCG GACTGGGGTGGGACATGTCGAGCGACGTCTGGTCGCTGGGCTGCATTTTGATGGAACTTTACACGGGAAATCTCCTGTTCCGGACGCACGAGCATCTGGAACATCTTGCGATGATG GAAAAAATCATTGGACCGATGCCGGCGAACATGTTAGAGGCAGCTGTATCGACAGATGGGCGCAGATATCTCTCACCCGCTTCTCTCGGCTCTTCGGGGGGGTCTGTTACCgacgcgcctttctctgagGAGGCTggcggagagcgagagaaaagagacaggagagaagagagagaagaatcctCGCGGCTGCGGCTGAACTGGCCTGAAGGCTCTTCGAGCACAAACAGTGAAGAACGCGTGCGAAATTGTGTTCCTCTTCAG gCCCTCGTCCTGCCGCACCACCGAATTTTTTCAGACTTTGTGGCCTCTTTACTGCAAATCGACCCGCAAGCGCGACCGACACCTGGCGACGCATTGATGCATCCTTTTTTCAGTGCGGATCTGCTCGAGTAG
- a CDS encoding hypothetical protein (encoded by transcript TGME49_224470), translating into MGSKMGRQHSAGCLRIRRWLTRTRDHEYDANSPRHTAKLEKPIFSSDTESRTVEPFNLFLRMDPDFFYAVTSCLFLDELPRLCEVSQWFRERVCEGNCAEHSRGLRLSDGLVRYLFEVDQERQFLLRESQRVAIEVPHPHVYGHRAAVNPSDRPITAGTPTPHTAQSASYSPRVFAGEEHNQSNRLPGGGYAGVASHLIHDGGAAGETKPAAVFGVHKYREVACGMSPDARSSNVQEGSGVVPTCTYQLLPGEQRRPVMEGLLQRLLTTKPRLRVLVVNCKEDVPVANVLAETLMPTQSRGNSDVKKVGPTDDELLLNALFNPGRIFERLDDASESIFHISRLAACDFIADGVFEETCLQFSVSQGIVVQHYGEILNLQEPVLPSLGVLAPPDWLASSAGAAFRKRVQTFVDHLEACLLVLPVDCSGTVEVLSEEVISFLRERRHKIVGFELRRTSTVVPERATPAMTDLLISNMFLETSSVLRIARITCRTRLEVHQSFIAGIVGLIKQTPTLDVVEVSVVRSTSEAHTPQYRQQLDATRRDLREMLSKGGFYDREVNTERCDVLLFFRKTKMPTGAHNWKLHRKGYDRGRFSKA; encoded by the exons ATGGGTTCGAAAATGGGACGACAGCATTCTGCGGGGTGTCTTCGCATCCGACGGTGGTTGACTCGTACCAGAGATCACGAGTACGACGCGAACTCCCCGCGCCATACCGCAAAACTCGAGAAACCCATTTTCTCTTCGGACACTGAGAGTCGTACCGTAGAACCCTTCAATCTGTTTTTGCGCATGGACCCTGATTTCTTCTACGCCGTGACTTCCTGCCTGTTTCTCGATGAACTGCCGCGCCTGTGTGAAGTCTCTCAGTGGTTTCGGGAACGCGTGTGCGAGGGCAACTGCGCCGAACACTCACGAGGTCTAAGGCTGAGTGACGGGCTTGTCCGATACCTCTTCGAGGTAGACCAGGAAAGGCAGTTCCTGCTGAGAGAGTCACAACGTGTGGCGATTGAGGTGCCCCATCCACATGTCTATGGCCACAGAGCTGCGGTGAATCCGAGTGACAGACCGATTACTGCTGGCACACCAACGCCGCACACAGCCCAGTCGGCTTCGTACAGTCCACGCGTTTTTGCAGGAGAGGAACACAACCAGTCAAATCGCTTACCCGGAGGCGGCTATGCGGGGGTAGCTTCACATTTGATTCACGATGGCGGGGCTGCAGGGGAGACAAAGCCAGCTGCTGTGTTTGGTGTGCACAAATATCGAGAGGTAGCCTGTGGAATGAGCCCAGACGCGCGATCTTCAAATGTGCAGGAGGGATCGGGTGTCGTTCCAACCTGTACGTATCAGCTGCTTCCCGGGGAGCAGCGCAGACCTGTCATGGAGGGGCTTCTCCAGCGGTTGCTCACTACAAAGCCCCGCTTGCGAGTGCTGGTTGTCAACTGCAAAGAAGACGTTCCTGTAGCAAACGTGCTGGCTGAGACGCTG ATGCCCACACAGAGCCGTGGGAACAGTGACGTGAAAAAGGTTGGCCCTACGGATGATGAACTCCTGCTAAATGCTCTTTTCAATCCTGGAAGAATATTCGAGCGTTTGGACGACGCGTCGGAGTCGATTTTCCATATAAGCAGGCTGGCCGCCTGTGACTTCATTGCGGATGGCGTATTCGAGGAGACCTGCCTCCAATTTTCCGTATCTCAAGGAATCGTCGTGCAGCACTACGGAGAAATTCTGAATCTTCAGGAGCCCGTGCTCCCTTCGCTCGGCGTTTTGGCTCCTCCGGACTGGCTGGCAAGCAGCGCAGGGGCCGCATTTCGCAAGCGAGTTCAAACGTTTGTCGATCACCTTGAGGCCTGCCTTCTGGTTCTTCCTGTCGATTGCTCGGGAACCGTGGAGGTGCTCTCCGAAGAGGTTATCAGCTTTCTTCGTGAACGCCGCCACAAAATCGTGGGTTTCGAACTAAGACGAACATCGACAGTTGTCCCGGAGCGTGCCACACCTGCGATGACGGACCTACTGATTTCGAACATGTTCCTGGAGACTTCCTCTGTGTTACGCATTGCGCGTATCACATGCCGCACGCGACTCGAGGTTCATCAAAGTTTTATCGCGGGAATTGTGGGTCTGATTAAACAAACCCCAACACTCGATGTGGTGGAGGTGTCTGTTGTGCGATCGACTTCCGAGGCACACACGCCTCAGTACCGGCAGCAATTGGATGCCACGCGCCGTGACCTCCGAGAGATGCTATCAAAAGGAGGTTTCTACGATCGTGAAGTAAACACAGAGAGGTGCGATGTGCTGCTGTTTTTTCGGAAAACGAAGATGCCAACAGGTGCGCACAACTGGAAGCTTCACAGAAAGGGGTACGACCGCGGCAGATTTTCCAAAGCGTGA